The genomic interval CTCGGAGGCCCGTCGTAGATCGTAGCGTTCGCGATTGTCTATTTTCTGATTCCTCTATACTCCCTCGGTCATCctgctctctctccttttttCACACATCCTCTCTCCCCTGCTATCGGCCGACTCTGCCTTGAGCAGTGTGAAGTCGGCCGACAAGTGCGAACCAATGGAGACTTGGCGGGATGGCGCCATTGCCGGTGTTCGTGTCGGCGTCGAATTATTAATCCTCCATTCTCTGCACCGAGCCGATCCCTCGTGACCGGGAATGGAGCAGAGTTAGTTGTTCAGCTTGCAAACCTAGAGTCTGACGTGATCAATAGAGGGACGTCCAGAGGTACCAATGCTGGCAGCCAAGGGTCAAATCCCGGCTGCTCTTCAGTAGACCCGCTGGTGCTGGGGTGGGGCATCGGCGGATATGCTGTACTGCCTGAATGGAAGTCCGACATATGCCAGGCATCGACATCTGGTTCATGAGGCCATGTGTATATGGATCGTGGCATATAATGATACAGCCACGGTTTATATCCCGACCAAGTTGAGTTACACGACCAGATAAACCATCCCTCACTGAATCACAAATTCCTCTCTCCCCGAGTCATCATATTCACGGTTCCTGGATCCTGAAGGCCCATCACGTGACCCGATGGATCCACGCCCAAGCTCGGTCCCCCAGACAAACAAATGTGGTTGATCCAGAGCAGCAGTGTCAACACATTCTCTGGACACTCCATCCAGAGATACACAGGATACACCGGTATTCAATCACCCTCTAGCTCAACCAATTGCCCACTCCCACACCCCGATATCAATCATCATGCCTCCGAAACGCAAATCCGAGGGCCCAGCACCCGTCGACACCGACGCGCCCGCACCCGCCAAGCGCGCGCGGGACTCCAAGGCGGCCGAGGGGACAACAGCACAGGTAGGTGCCTACATGAGCGCGTTTCTGTCTCACCGAGAGATGCCGTGTTACACCGGTTCTGATCTCGTCGATCTCCACCTACCCGTGCCGGCCACAGCAACCAAGGAACTAATATCGATCCCAATGCCACAGACACCGCAGACCGGCGAGAAACGCAAACGCGGCCGACCACGTAAAAACCCCGAAAGTTCGACGCCGAAGAAAGACTCCGATGGGCCCAAGCGTGGTCGTGGGCGGCCGCGCAAGGTTATTGCGGAGACAACGCATACGGGGACCACGCCGTCGCCGGGACCGAAGAGGGGACGTGGACGGCCACGAAAGAGTGTCCCGGCTGAGGTGGAGAGTGGCGTGGCTGATGCTATGCCCGTGACTACGACACCGAAGAGGGGACGTGGACGGCCGCGAAAGAGTCTCCCGGCTGAGGTGGGAAACGCCGCAGCTGATGTTGCGCCTACGACTACGACACCTAAGAAGGTTGGGCGTCCGCGCAAGAGCCTCCCCGCTGAGGCGGGCAGTGTCGCAGCTGATGTCGCGCCAACGACTACGACACCTAAGAAGGTTGGGCGTCCGCGCAAAAGTCTCCCCGCTGAAGTGAAGAGTGGTagtgctgctgctgcgcctACGACTACGGCACCTAAGAAGGTTGGGCGTCCGCGCAAGAGTCTCCCGGCTGAGGTGGAGAGTGCTACGCCTCTGACTACGACACCTAAGAAAGTTGGGCGTCCGCGCAAGAGTCTCCCCGCTGAGGGCAGCGTCGCTGCTGATGTGCAAGCCAAGACGGAGCATCCGGTGGCCAGCACTGCTCCCAAAGACACAAGCCGTTCCTACTGGTTGATGAAAGCAGAGCCTGAGTCGCGGTTTGAAAAGGGCGTTGATGTGAAGTTCTCCATTGATGATCTGGCGGACGCAAAGGAGCCGGAGCCTTGGGATGGTATGTCTGATGAGCACCTGCAACTGCGCCAAAAACTCCAATTGCTAATGATCTCAACTAGGAATCCGGAACCCCGTCGGTAAGAAATATTCCCATGTCACTGTGAATAGTATCTGACCACCAGCAGCGCGGAACCTCATGCGCGAGATGAAAGAAGGAGACTATGCGTTCTTCTACCACTCCAATTGCAAAGTGCCCGGAGTGGTCGGCATGATGGAGGTTGTCCGAGAGCATTCCGTCGACGGTTCGATCTCCCCCCATCGTTGAC from Penicillium psychrofluorescens genome assembly, chromosome: 5 carries:
- a CDS encoding uncharacterized protein (ID:PFLUO_007929-T1.cds;~source:funannotate), which translates into the protein MPPKRKSEGPAPVDTDAPAPAKRARDSKAAEGTTAQVGAYMSAFLSHREMPCYTGSDLVDLHLPVPATATKELISIPMPQTPQTGEKRKRGRPRKNPESSTPKKDSDGPKRGRGRPRKVIAETTHTGTTPSPGPKRGRGRPRKSVPAEVESGVADAMPVTTTPKRGRGRPRKSLPAEVGNAAADVAPTTTTPKKVGRPRKSLPAEAGSVAADVAPTTTTPKKVGRPRKSLPAEVKSGSAAAAPTTTAPKKVGRPRKSLPAEVESATPLTTTPKKVGRPRKSLPAEGSVAADVQAKTEHPVASTAPKDTSRSYWLMKAEPESRFEKGVDVKFSIDDLADAKEPEPWDGIRNPVARNLMREMKEGDYAFFYHSNCKVPGVVGMMEVVREHSVDESAFDPKHPYHDPKAKRDTPKWVVVHVEFRRKFKKQVTLTDLKLHGQPGKPLENLQTLKQSRLSVSSVTPAQWRFILELAGEDSERQ